The Armatimonadota bacterium DNA segment AAGGTATGGCTGCAGTTTCACTGCTTCCGTTACGGAAATCAGCGCGGGGCGGACACCTTCTCTGGCCTCGGACATCTGGAACAAAAGGTCTCGATGCCAGGAATCACCGTCAGGAAGTTGCTGATCCACATGGCGCGCGATCTGTTCAAATACCCGTTCCAAACCCGAGTAGACAGAATGAAGACTCAGCGCCGCAGCTTTCAACAACAAGCTATCATCTTCAGGGCTGAGCCGCGCACGGTTCCACGCTTCCACGGCATCTGCCACCTCTTGGTCAAGAAAGGCAAGTTCCGTCCGGATGCGGCTCATCACGGCTTCGCGTTGCGTCAAAGATCAACCCCCGATCGCTCAATGGCTTCCCTGATTGATCCCTGCAACTCCTCGAT contains these protein-coding regions:
- a CDS encoding antitoxin — protein: MTQREAVMSRIRTELAFLDQEVADAVEAWNRARLSPEDDSLLLKAAALSLHSVYSGLERVFEQIARHVDQQLPDGDSWHRDLLFQMSEAREGVRPALISVTEAVKLQPYLGFRHVVRNIYTYNLMPARIEELIGGLTELWPRLRARLAGFADYLDGA